The following proteins are co-located in the Paludibaculum fermentans genome:
- a CDS encoding MarR family winged helix-turn-helix transcriptional regulator — MARKTSRLQEELKQTKPFSSIYQEASLSILKTADVFRRDTARFLEPHEITPQQYNVLRILRGAGAEGIPTLAIGERLLEETPGMTRLLDRMEFKSLVRRVRCEKDRRQVLCYLTEEGARLLASLDPLVAEIDQKMAAGLTPDEAETLVELLEKIRETRQ, encoded by the coding sequence ATGGCACGCAAGACAAGCCGCCTCCAAGAGGAACTGAAGCAGACGAAACCCTTCAGCTCCATCTACCAGGAGGCGTCTCTGTCCATCCTGAAGACCGCGGACGTCTTCCGGCGTGACACAGCACGCTTCCTGGAACCACACGAGATTACGCCGCAGCAGTACAACGTATTGCGCATCCTGCGCGGCGCAGGTGCCGAGGGCATTCCGACCTTGGCCATCGGCGAGCGTCTCCTCGAAGAGACGCCGGGCATGACCCGGTTGCTCGACCGAATGGAATTCAAAAGCCTCGTACGCCGGGTTCGCTGCGAAAAAGACCGCCGCCAGGTGCTCTGCTACCTCACCGAAGAAGGTGCGCGCCTGCTGGCCAGCCTCGACCCGTTGGTCGCGGAAATCGATCAGAAGATGGCCGCGGGGCTCACCCCCGATGAGGCCGAAACCCTGGTGGAACTACTGGAAAAGATACGGGAGACAAGACAATGA
- a CDS encoding SnoaL-like domain-containing protein: MTIAELDAKLNDAILTGKALEAFEELYDENVVMQENSNEPFVGKAVNRQREIDFFSSIEAFHGAFVLSSAVNGDVSLSEWLYDVTFKGGVRIQLAQVAVRRWKDGKIVNERFYYSK; this comes from the coding sequence ATGACTATCGCTGAACTCGACGCCAAACTGAACGACGCCATCCTCACCGGCAAGGCACTGGAAGCCTTCGAAGAACTCTACGACGAGAACGTCGTCATGCAGGAAAACTCGAACGAGCCGTTCGTCGGCAAGGCGGTCAACCGCCAGCGCGAAATCGACTTCTTCTCGAGCATCGAAGCCTTCCACGGCGCCTTCGTCCTCTCATCCGCTGTGAACGGCGACGTATCCCTCTCTGAGTGGCTTTACGACGTCACCTTCAAGGGTGGGGTTCGAATCCAACTCGCCCAGGTCGCGGTCCGCCGCTGGAAAGACGGCAAGATCGTCAACGAGCGCTTCTACTACTCCAAGTAA
- a CDS encoding YceI family protein codes for MNWKSVLALSLLTVPVVLADEYKIDTSHSKAAFTVKHLMVSNVRGEFSKVTGTIVYDEKNPTAIRIDATIDATTVNTSEPKRDEHLRSADFFDVAKYPTMTFKSKSAKKTANGLAVTGDFTLHGVTRQIVLNVDNSGPEVKDPWGLLRRGASATVTINRADYGLTWNKAVETGGVVVSDEVKITIDVEGTRTATAPATK; via the coding sequence ATGAACTGGAAATCCGTCCTCGCCCTGTCCCTGCTCACCGTGCCTGTTGTCCTGGCTGATGAGTACAAGATCGACACCTCACACTCCAAGGCCGCCTTCACCGTCAAGCACCTCATGGTCAGCAACGTTCGCGGCGAGTTCAGCAAGGTCACCGGCACCATCGTCTACGACGAAAAGAACCCCACCGCCATCCGCATCGACGCCACCATCGACGCCACTACGGTAAACACCAGCGAACCCAAGCGTGACGAGCACCTGCGCAGCGCCGACTTCTTCGACGTCGCGAAGTACCCGACCATGACCTTTAAGTCCAAGAGCGCCAAAAAGACCGCCAACGGCCTGGCCGTCACCGGCGACTTCACCCTCCACGGCGTCACCCGGCAGATCGTCCTGAATGTCGATAACTCTGGTCCGGAAGTGAAGGATCCGTGGGGACTGCTGCGCCGCGGCGCTTCCGCCACCGTCACCATCAACCGCGCCGATTACGGCCTCACCTGGAACAAGGCCGTCGAAACAGGCGGAGTGGTCGTGAGCGACGAAGTGAAAATCACCATTGACGTGGAAGGCACCCGCACGGCCACCGCGCCCGCCACCAAGTAA
- a CDS encoding sialidase family protein has translation MLLSRRSLLASSAALASAQGQSSTPALSNISLTPEYYCGWPTLARRANGELLVAYSGGRETHVCPFGRVELMRSTDDGQSWSWPEVLLDTVIDDRDAGLCITPTGAILVTTFTSLAYEATLQRAKDWPDDRMARWQAVQRRSTQAQRNALLGTWMLRSADGGMTWSAPYRVPVNSPHGPVAISGNRLIYPGKELWEPGQKARVAESTDDGQTWRILSDIPLRPGDRYEDYHELHAVETSGHNLIVHIRNHSKVNEGETLQSESKDGGRTWSGPHAIGVWGLPSHLLRLRDGRLLMSYGYRRAPFGNQARVSEDQGRTWSQPIPISSDGVRGDLGYPSTVELAGGALLTVWYEQQVGNPKAVLRQAHWRL, from the coding sequence ATGCTTCTCTCCCGACGTTCTCTCCTGGCCTCCTCCGCCGCCCTAGCCTCCGCCCAAGGCCAATCCTCCACCCCCGCCCTCTCGAACATCAGCCTCACGCCCGAGTACTACTGCGGCTGGCCGACTCTCGCCCGCCGCGCCAACGGAGAGTTGCTCGTCGCCTACTCCGGAGGCCGCGAAACCCACGTCTGCCCCTTCGGCCGCGTGGAACTCATGCGCTCCACCGACGACGGCCAATCCTGGAGTTGGCCCGAAGTCCTGCTGGACACGGTCATCGACGATCGTGACGCCGGACTCTGCATCACGCCCACCGGAGCCATCCTTGTCACCACATTCACGTCCCTGGCGTACGAAGCCACCCTGCAGCGCGCCAAGGACTGGCCAGACGACCGCATGGCCCGCTGGCAGGCCGTCCAGCGCCGCTCCACCCAGGCGCAACGCAACGCCCTTCTCGGCACCTGGATGCTGCGCTCCGCCGACGGTGGCATGACCTGGTCCGCGCCCTACCGCGTCCCCGTCAATTCTCCGCACGGTCCGGTCGCCATCTCGGGCAACCGGCTCATCTATCCCGGCAAGGAACTGTGGGAGCCCGGGCAGAAGGCGCGCGTCGCCGAATCGACGGACGACGGCCAGACCTGGCGGATCCTCTCTGACATCCCCCTCCGCCCGGGCGACCGCTACGAGGACTATCACGAACTCCACGCGGTGGAAACGTCCGGCCACAACCTGATCGTGCACATTCGCAATCACAGCAAGGTCAACGAAGGCGAAACGCTCCAGTCCGAATCCAAAGACGGCGGAAGAACCTGGTCCGGACCCCATGCGATTGGAGTCTGGGGTCTTCCCTCCCATCTTCTGCGCCTGCGCGACGGCCGCCTCCTGATGTCCTACGGCTACCGCCGCGCGCCCTTCGGCAACCAGGCCCGAGTCAGCGAGGATCAAGGCCGGACGTGGTCGCAGCCCATCCCGATTTCGTCAGACGGGGTAAGAGGCGACCTGGGCTACCCCTCCACAGTCGAGCTGGCCGGAGGAGCCTTGCTGACTGTCTGGTACGAGCAGCAGGTCGGCAACCCCAAAGCAGTCCTCCGCCAGGCCCACTGGCGCCTATAG
- a CDS encoding transposase — MQADFQAGAERNPGFTGTSVVVSFYRRRLPHWHPEGASLFITWRNFGSLPPHRYVDPAGLTSGQSFACIDRYLDRAECGPLWLSRHDIAEFVSEAIRLGERELRQYRLHAWSVMPNHVHLLITPMIELRRLAQSLKGFTARQANLMLGRTGQPFWERESYDHWVRNEEEFQRIARYVERNPVRAGLARRPEEYRWSSAYPAEGE, encoded by the coding sequence TTGCAGGCAGATTTCCAGGCCGGCGCTGAGAGGAATCCTGGTTTCACCGGCACTTCAGTTGTTGTGAGCTTTTACCGGCGCAGGCTTCCGCATTGGCATCCAGAAGGGGCTTCCCTGTTTATCACGTGGAGGAACTTTGGATCTTTGCCGCCTCACCGTTATGTTGATCCAGCAGGGCTGACCAGCGGTCAGTCCTTTGCCTGTATCGACCGGTATCTGGATCGGGCCGAGTGCGGCCCCTTATGGCTGAGCCGCCACGACATTGCCGAATTCGTGTCCGAGGCGATCCGGTTGGGTGAACGCGAGTTGAGACAGTATCGGTTGCATGCCTGGAGTGTCATGCCGAACCACGTGCATCTTCTGATCACCCCGATGATTGAGCTTCGCCGTTTAGCGCAATCCCTCAAGGGATTCACTGCACGTCAAGCGAATCTGATGCTCGGGCGGACGGGCCAGCCATTCTGGGAGAGGGAATCGTACGATCATTGGGTCCGTAACGAAGAGGAGTTTCAGCGGATCGCGCGGTATGTGGAGCGGAATCCGGTGCGGGCGGGGTTGGCTCGCAGACCTGAGGAGTACCGATGGTCGTCGGCGTATCCAGCGGAAGGAGAGTAA
- the mfd gene encoding transcription-repair coupling factor, with product MINPGVRDQFQALTRHPAFQELVRRLAHEPTTRSMLGGLTPTAKALYLTLLWENLEQPILVVTDTNRTAEILHELLETFHGLLLAGRGARPPVHIPALDVLPGQGLSPHTEIKAQRAVGLFRLASGKCSIAVTPVASALLRTEGAAAYRQLALALRQEDEIAMDDLASHLDSIGYEKREPVEMEGEYSIRGGIFDVFPAEAHRPIRIEFFGDTVESLRRFDPETQRSVLKVEEVTLLPMEETPRTRDFLRRLAELMQADDVVPGETFPGWEFAAPLLRPRNDSIENLIEKPILVWDEPEALKVAAERLWKRLEGLAEQSPCPPDQVFRHWGEFQAQHPDRREIELRNLSLEGDTHAGDAPLEIRSQPGMAFRNNMPAAVSEARTLVDKGYRVAFFAAAQGEVERLADILGEYSLPFQLGMELTGSTPQYLADRAYMAMQTASVYLIQGQVRRGVTLPEAQFALIGSEDLFEASDYAAQPARARSHVALFTPESLDLKIGDYVVHAQHGIGRFTGLRQISGGDTMEDFMVVEYAAESKLYVPLTRLDLIQKYRGANEGKPSLDKLGGVTWAKTKSRVKAKMRDMAEELLKLYAERKMSEGYAFSADSNWQREFEDAFEYSATRDQLQAVTEIKRDMESPHPMDRLLCGDVGFGKTEVAMRAAFKALGDGKQVAVLAPTTVLALQHFETFQKRFQAFPVRIEMLSRFRSPKETKAVLADLKAGKVDVVVGTHRILSKDLEFPDLGLLVVDEEQRFGVAHKERLKQMKKSVDVLTMSATPIPRTLHMSLLGLRDMSVIETPPKDRLAVQTVVAKYNPDLIKTAIEQEVQRGGQVYFVHNRVDSIWTRAATIQELVPGARVTVGHGQMGETELEKVLLSFMHRGADVFVCTTIVENGLDIPLANTIIIENAQNYGLSELYQLRGRVGRSNRRAYAYLMVPTDVDLTEVARKRLAALKEFSDLGAGFKIAALDLELRGAGNLLGGEQHGHLAVVGYETYVKLLDETARELRGETVAPEVHSSLNLGLDIRIPTDYIADEQQRLKAYKRIADAGDPAKAVALLQELEDRYGAAPESVRHLVEFSQLKTMAARCGIEAIDRRGGGVNIKFHPGSAVDPHALMRLVSETAGAQFTPAGILRVPLDPAAAPGVLLVQLRAQIEGLAG from the coding sequence GTGATCAACCCTGGGGTTCGAGATCAGTTCCAGGCCCTCACGCGACATCCGGCTTTCCAGGAGCTGGTGCGGCGCCTGGCGCACGAGCCGACGACGCGCTCGATGCTGGGCGGGCTTACGCCCACTGCCAAAGCCCTGTACCTGACCCTGCTGTGGGAAAACCTGGAGCAGCCGATCCTGGTGGTGACGGACACGAACCGGACTGCCGAGATTCTGCACGAGCTGCTGGAAACGTTCCATGGGCTGCTGCTGGCCGGGCGAGGGGCTCGGCCGCCGGTTCACATCCCGGCGTTGGATGTGCTGCCGGGGCAGGGCCTGTCTCCCCACACCGAGATCAAAGCTCAGCGCGCCGTGGGTTTGTTCCGTCTGGCGTCGGGGAAGTGCTCGATTGCCGTCACGCCCGTCGCGTCGGCGCTGCTGCGGACCGAAGGGGCCGCGGCCTACCGGCAACTGGCCCTGGCGCTGCGCCAGGAAGACGAGATCGCGATGGACGACCTGGCGTCGCATCTCGATTCCATCGGCTATGAGAAACGGGAACCGGTGGAGATGGAGGGTGAGTACTCCATCCGCGGCGGCATCTTCGATGTCTTTCCGGCGGAAGCGCACCGGCCGATCCGCATTGAGTTCTTTGGGGACACGGTGGAGAGCCTGCGCCGGTTCGATCCGGAGACGCAGCGCAGTGTCCTGAAGGTGGAAGAGGTGACGCTGCTGCCGATGGAGGAGACTCCGCGGACGCGCGACTTCCTGCGGCGGCTGGCCGAACTAATGCAGGCCGACGATGTGGTGCCGGGGGAGACGTTTCCGGGGTGGGAGTTCGCGGCTCCGCTGTTGCGGCCGCGCAACGATTCCATCGAAAACCTGATTGAGAAGCCGATTCTCGTCTGGGACGAGCCGGAGGCGTTGAAGGTGGCGGCGGAGCGGTTGTGGAAGCGGCTGGAAGGGTTGGCTGAGCAGTCGCCGTGCCCGCCCGACCAGGTATTCCGGCATTGGGGTGAGTTTCAGGCGCAGCATCCGGACCGGCGTGAGATTGAGTTGCGGAACCTGTCGCTGGAAGGCGATACGCACGCGGGCGATGCTCCGCTGGAGATCCGGTCGCAGCCGGGCATGGCGTTCCGGAACAACATGCCGGCGGCGGTGAGTGAAGCACGCACCCTCGTGGACAAGGGCTACCGGGTGGCGTTCTTCGCGGCGGCGCAGGGCGAAGTGGAGCGGCTGGCCGATATCCTGGGCGAGTATTCGCTGCCCTTCCAATTGGGCATGGAACTGACCGGGTCGACGCCGCAGTACCTGGCCGATCGCGCCTACATGGCGATGCAGACGGCGAGCGTCTACCTGATCCAGGGGCAGGTGCGGCGCGGTGTCACCTTGCCGGAGGCGCAGTTTGCGCTGATCGGCAGTGAAGATCTGTTCGAGGCGTCGGACTATGCGGCGCAGCCTGCCCGGGCGCGGTCGCATGTGGCGCTGTTTACACCCGAATCGCTGGATCTGAAGATCGGCGACTATGTGGTGCACGCGCAGCACGGCATTGGGCGGTTTACGGGGCTGCGGCAGATTTCGGGCGGCGACACCATGGAAGATTTCATGGTGGTGGAGTATGCGGCGGAATCGAAGCTGTATGTTCCGCTGACGCGGCTGGACCTGATCCAGAAGTACCGCGGCGCGAACGAAGGCAAGCCGTCGCTGGACAAGCTGGGCGGCGTCACCTGGGCGAAGACGAAGTCGCGGGTGAAGGCGAAGATGCGCGATATGGCGGAGGAGCTGTTGAAGCTCTACGCCGAGCGCAAGATGAGCGAGGGGTACGCGTTTTCGGCGGATTCAAATTGGCAGCGCGAGTTTGAAGATGCCTTTGAGTACTCAGCCACGCGCGACCAGTTGCAGGCGGTGACGGAGATCAAGCGGGACATGGAGAGCCCGCATCCGATGGACCGGCTGCTGTGCGGCGATGTGGGTTTCGGCAAGACCGAAGTGGCGATGCGGGCGGCGTTCAAGGCGCTGGGCGATGGCAAGCAGGTGGCCGTGCTGGCTCCGACGACGGTGCTGGCGCTGCAGCATTTCGAGACCTTCCAGAAGCGGTTCCAGGCATTCCCGGTGCGGATTGAGATGCTGAGCCGGTTCCGGTCGCCGAAAGAGACGAAGGCGGTGCTGGCGGATCTGAAAGCCGGCAAGGTGGACGTGGTGGTGGGCACGCACCGGATCCTGTCGAAGGACCTGGAGTTCCCGGACCTGGGCCTGCTGGTGGTGGACGAAGAGCAGCGCTTCGGCGTCGCGCACAAAGAGCGGCTGAAGCAGATGAAGAAGAGTGTGGATGTGCTGACAATGTCGGCCACGCCGATTCCTCGCACGTTGCACATGTCGCTGTTGGGCCTGCGGGACATGAGTGTGATCGAGACTCCGCCCAAGGACCGGCTGGCAGTCCAGACGGTGGTGGCGAAGTACAATCCGGACCTGATCAAGACCGCGATTGAGCAGGAAGTGCAACGCGGCGGCCAAGTGTATTTCGTACACAATCGCGTGGATTCGATCTGGACGAGGGCGGCGACGATTCAGGAGCTTGTGCCGGGCGCGCGGGTGACGGTGGGTCACGGGCAGATGGGCGAAACCGAGCTCGAGAAGGTCCTGCTGAGCTTCATGCATCGCGGGGCGGATGTCTTTGTCTGTACGACGATTGTGGAGAACGGCCTGGACATTCCGCTGGCGAACACGATTATCATCGAGAACGCGCAGAACTACGGGTTGTCGGAGTTGTACCAGTTGCGCGGGCGTGTGGGCCGCAGCAACCGGCGGGCGTATGCGTACCTGATGGTGCCGACCGATGTGGATTTGACCGAGGTGGCGCGGAAGCGCCTGGCGGCGCTGAAGGAGTTCTCGGATCTGGGCGCCGGTTTCAAGATTGCGGCTCTGGATCTGGAACTGCGCGGGGCCGGGAACCTGCTGGGCGGTGAGCAGCACGGGCATCTGGCGGTGGTCGGGTATGAGACGTACGTGAAGCTGCTGGATGAAACGGCGCGGGAGCTGAGGGGCGAAACGGTGGCTCCTGAGGTGCACTCGTCGTTGAATCTTGGTTTGGATATCCGGATTCCAACTGATTACATCGCCGATGAACAGCAGCGGTTGAAGGCGTACAAGCGGATTGCGGATGCGGGCGATCCGGCGAAGGCGGTGGCGCTGCTGCAGGAGCTGGAAGACCGGTATGGCGCGGCGCCGGAGAGCGTGCGGCACCTGGTGGAGTTCTCTCAGTTGAAGACGATGGCGGCGCGGTGTGGGATCGAGGCGATCGACCGGCGCGGCGGCGGCGTGAACATCAAGTTCCATCCGGGATCGGCCGTGGATCCGCATGCGCTGATGCGGCTGGTGAGTGAGACGGCGGGGGCGCAGTTTACTCCGGCGGGGATTTTGCGAGTGCCATTGGATCCCGCGGCGGCGCCGGGGGTGCTGCTGGTGCAGTTGCGGGCGCAGATTGAGGGGTTGGCGGGGTAG
- a CDS encoding adenylyltransferase/cytidyltransferase family protein, which produces MAIIYNRADLVAQRARWREAGLTVVFTNGCYDILHPGHIRTLESCRNLGDVLVLALNSDASTARMKGPTRPILPEQERATLAAALEAVNAVTLFEEDTPRELIAALLPDILVKGSDWAHFVAGREEVEAAGGRVVLVPLEPGYSTTATVEEVLSQQ; this is translated from the coding sequence ATGGCGATCATCTACAACCGGGCAGACCTGGTGGCGCAGCGCGCGCGCTGGCGCGAGGCCGGTTTGACCGTGGTATTCACAAACGGCTGTTATGACATCCTGCATCCGGGTCACATCCGGACGCTGGAGTCGTGCCGGAACCTGGGCGATGTGCTGGTGCTGGCGCTGAATTCGGACGCGAGCACGGCGCGCATGAAGGGTCCGACACGGCCGATCCTGCCGGAGCAGGAGCGCGCCACGCTGGCCGCGGCGCTGGAAGCCGTGAACGCGGTGACGCTGTTCGAGGAAGACACTCCGCGGGAGCTGATTGCCGCGCTGCTGCCGGACATCCTGGTGAAGGGCAGCGACTGGGCGCATTTCGTGGCGGGCCGGGAAGAGGTGGAAGCCGCCGGGGGCCGGGTGGTGCTGGTGCCGCTGGAGCCCGGATACTCCACGACCGCTACGGTCGAAGAGGTCCTGAGCCAGCAGTGA
- a CDS encoding phytanoyl-CoA dioxygenase family protein — MTEAEKRQLDEQGYIILPGFMDEYLLHELRVRVEQLFEEEGENAGHEFRQEPFARRLANLVDKGEIFEQVVSDARLLVYLDHVLNSSFKLSSLNARSTNPYAPEAQPLHADMGLLPDEIGPCVFNSVWLLDDFTEDNGATRLIPGSHLWGRLPQDVLKDPKAPHPQEVLVLAPAGSVAIYNAHIWHGGTANQTERHRRALHAFYVRRDQPQQQWQKKLLSAETQARLSSLTRYLLALDDALNDQLCAEGSGRSGFLK, encoded by the coding sequence ATGACGGAAGCCGAGAAGCGGCAACTGGATGAACAAGGCTACATCATCCTGCCCGGGTTCATGGATGAGTACCTGCTGCATGAGTTGCGCGTGCGGGTGGAGCAGCTGTTTGAAGAAGAGGGCGAGAACGCCGGACACGAGTTCCGGCAGGAGCCCTTTGCGCGGCGGCTGGCCAATCTTGTCGACAAAGGCGAGATTTTCGAACAGGTGGTTTCGGACGCGCGGCTTCTCGTCTATCTCGATCATGTACTGAACAGTAGTTTCAAGTTGAGCAGCCTGAATGCGCGGTCGACCAATCCTTACGCGCCGGAAGCGCAGCCATTGCACGCCGATATGGGTTTACTGCCGGACGAGATCGGACCGTGTGTTTTCAATTCCGTGTGGCTGCTGGATGACTTCACGGAAGACAACGGCGCGACGCGGCTGATTCCGGGATCGCATCTGTGGGGGCGGCTGCCGCAGGATGTTTTGAAGGACCCAAAGGCTCCGCATCCGCAGGAGGTTCTGGTGCTGGCTCCGGCCGGGTCGGTTGCGATCTACAACGCCCATATCTGGCATGGCGGGACGGCGAATCAGACTGAGCGGCACCGGCGGGCGCTGCACGCGTTTTACGTCCGGCGCGACCAGCCACAGCAGCAATGGCAGAAGAAGCTATTGAGCGCGGAGACGCAGGCCCGGCTGTCGTCGCTGACGCGGTATCTGCTGGCGTTGGACGATGCGCTGAACGATCAGCTGTGCGCCGAGGGTAGCGGACGCAGCGGCTTCCTGAAATAG
- the waaF gene encoding lipopolysaccharide heptosyltransferase II, with product MLARPWVAGLYRKEPFADEILPYQPESVLDRWKTASELRKRKFDCALLLQNAFDAALVTFLAGIPRRIGYNRDGRGLLLTDAVPVPAKGSIPPHESFYYLELLRQIGWLDKLPSEPLIRLAGQRGKMRPVIGVSPGAAYGTAKQWIPQRFAAAALQIAGQLNAEIELFGSKTERPLCEEVRSEILRLGGSAANLAGDTTLEQFIERAGTCRVFLTNDSGSMHIASALGIPTVAVFGATNHITTGPTGPLAQVIRHDVECSPCLLRECPIDHRCMTGVEVDRVVQSALDLVQISTL from the coding sequence GTGCTGGCCCGGCCGTGGGTCGCCGGCCTTTACCGCAAGGAACCCTTTGCCGACGAGATCCTGCCCTATCAGCCGGAATCTGTACTCGATCGTTGGAAAACCGCGTCCGAGCTCCGCAAGCGCAAATTCGACTGCGCCCTGCTCCTCCAGAACGCCTTCGATGCCGCGCTCGTCACCTTTCTGGCCGGCATCCCGCGCCGCATCGGCTACAACCGCGACGGCCGCGGCCTGCTGCTGACGGACGCCGTGCCGGTGCCCGCCAAGGGCTCCATCCCGCCGCACGAAAGCTTTTATTATCTGGAACTTCTGCGGCAAATCGGCTGGCTGGACAAGCTGCCTTCGGAGCCGCTGATCCGCCTCGCCGGCCAGCGCGGCAAAATGCGGCCCGTTATCGGAGTCAGCCCCGGAGCCGCCTATGGCACCGCGAAACAATGGATTCCCCAGCGCTTCGCCGCCGCCGCCTTGCAGATCGCCGGTCAGTTGAACGCCGAAATCGAACTTTTCGGCTCGAAAACCGAGCGTCCGCTCTGCGAAGAGGTCCGCTCAGAGATCCTGCGCCTGGGCGGTTCGGCGGCGAATCTCGCCGGCGATACAACGCTCGAACAGTTCATTGAGCGCGCCGGCACCTGCCGTGTATTCCTTACAAACGATTCGGGTTCCATGCACATCGCCTCGGCCCTGGGCATCCCCACGGTGGCCGTCTTTGGAGCCACCAACCACATCACCACCGGCCCCACCGGCCCGCTGGCCCAGGTGATCCGCCACGACGTCGAGTGTTCGCCCTGCCTTCTGCGCGAATGCCCCATCGACCACCGCTGCATGACCGGGGTCGAAGTCGATCGGGTGGTCCAGTCCGCTTTGGATCTGGTACAAATCTCAACCCTCTGA
- a CDS encoding nucleotidyl transferase family protein produces MDSRSKIVLPAELPAGTRLASGYFDPLLTVHAAWLAEARGASDKLAVIIKDPPVPILSARARAELVAALKVVDFVVLDQPSLPAADVQLEQRDAAAAAAFVAHVRQRQG; encoded by the coding sequence GTGGATTCGCGCTCGAAGATCGTTTTACCCGCGGAATTGCCGGCCGGAACGCGGCTGGCATCCGGATATTTTGATCCGTTATTGACCGTCCATGCGGCCTGGCTGGCGGAAGCTCGCGGCGCGTCGGACAAACTGGCAGTCATTATCAAGGATCCACCGGTGCCCATCCTGTCCGCGCGGGCCCGTGCGGAACTCGTGGCGGCGCTCAAGGTAGTCGACTTCGTCGTTCTGGACCAGCCCTCCCTGCCCGCCGCCGATGTCCAATTGGAACAACGGGATGCAGCCGCCGCCGCGGCCTTTGTCGCGCACGTGCGCCAACGGCAGGGCTAA
- a CDS encoding glycosyltransferase family 9 protein, translating into MVRLGAMGDILHALPAAAALKRSFPDCRLSWAVHPKWRELLETGGLADELILIDRRRLSSLRSAARELRKQEFDLTVDFQGLIQSALVARVARSRQVYGFVKDQVRERLAASLYTTTVRAKTTHVVERNLDLAEAAGARDRTVTFPLPHGTPDSTLPEGKFILAAPFAGWASKQWPMEHYAVLARRLRSNLGIPLVLNGAPWQAEALRSVEAAEVHISSISGLLDATRRATAIVGVDSGPMHLAAALGKPGVALFGPTDPARNGPYGKSLSVIRIPGAVTSYERRKEIDASMRAIQPEAVLDALATMVGL; encoded by the coding sequence GTGGTCCGCCTGGGCGCGATGGGTGATATCCTACATGCCTTGCCCGCCGCCGCCGCCCTCAAACGCTCGTTTCCGGATTGCCGGCTGAGCTGGGCTGTCCATCCCAAATGGCGGGAGCTGTTGGAAACAGGCGGCTTAGCGGACGAATTGATCCTAATCGACAGACGTCGTTTATCTTCCCTGCGCTCCGCCGCGCGCGAACTCCGGAAGCAGGAATTCGACCTCACCGTGGATTTCCAGGGCCTGATCCAGTCCGCCCTGGTGGCGCGCGTGGCCCGCTCCCGTCAAGTGTACGGCTTCGTCAAGGATCAAGTCCGCGAACGCCTCGCCGCAAGTCTATATACGACAACAGTTAGAGCTAAAACAACACATGTCGTCGAACGAAATCTGGACCTGGCGGAGGCAGCCGGAGCGCGCGACCGCACGGTAACTTTCCCGCTACCGCACGGTACACCGGATAGCACCCTGCCCGAAGGCAAGTTCATCCTGGCCGCCCCGTTCGCTGGCTGGGCCTCGAAGCAATGGCCGATGGAGCACTACGCTGTGCTGGCCCGGCGTTTGAGGTCGAATCTGGGTATCCCCTTGGTTTTGAACGGAGCCCCGTGGCAGGCCGAAGCCCTGCGCAGCGTCGAGGCCGCCGAGGTTCACATCTCGTCGATTTCCGGCCTGCTCGACGCCACGCGCCGCGCGACCGCGATCGTTGGCGTCGATAGCGGCCCCATGCACCTGGCGGCGGCGCTCGGCAAGCCGGGTGTCGCGCTGTTTGGCCCGACTGACCCGGCACGCAACGGCCCGTATGGTAAGTCCTTATCGGTGATCCGGATACCGGGCGCCGTCACCAGTTATGAGCGGAGGAAAGAGATAGACGCATCCATGCGGGCGATTCAACCGGAGGCCGTCTTGGATGCACTCGCTACAATGGTAGGGCTGTAA
- a CDS encoding methyltransferase family protein yields the protein MSIFPKPYADLVQRLRVPTGLLLAAAFVWLSQPVLPTLLLGCPIALLGLALRAWAAGHLRKNQQLTDSGPYAWVRNPLYIGTLFTALGCTVAAARPGLATIVGVVFIFVYLPVMEQEEQHLAKIFPEFEEYARRVPQLFPRLPKIYPPQRFSFEVYLRNREYKALYGFLLVYAFLIFKSL from the coding sequence ATGTCGATCTTTCCGAAACCGTACGCAGACCTGGTCCAAAGGCTGCGAGTGCCTACGGGCCTACTGCTAGCCGCCGCCTTTGTCTGGCTGTCACAACCGGTGCTGCCCACGCTTCTGCTGGGCTGTCCCATCGCGCTGTTGGGGCTGGCGCTGCGCGCCTGGGCCGCCGGCCACCTGAGGAAGAACCAGCAGTTGACCGACTCCGGCCCCTACGCCTGGGTCCGCAACCCTTTGTATATAGGAACCTTATTCACCGCCCTGGGCTGCACCGTCGCCGCCGCCCGCCCCGGCCTGGCCACGATCGTCGGCGTGGTGTTCATCTTTGTGTACCTGCCCGTCATGGAGCAGGAGGAGCAGCACCTGGCCAAGATCTTTCCGGAGTTCGAGGAGTACGCCAGGCGGGTGCCGCAACTGTTCCCCCGGCTGCCTAAGATCTACCCGCCGCAGCGCTTCTCCTTTGAGGTTTATTTGCGCAATCGCGAGTACAAAGCCCTGTACGGCTTCCTGCTCGTCTACGCCTTCCTTATCTTCAAGTCCCTCTAA